A window of the Myxococcales bacterium genome harbors these coding sequences:
- a CDS encoding pyridoxine 5'-phosphate synthase, producing the protein MSTNLSVNLNKVALLRNSRGHDNPSPRVAAHACIDAGVAGLTLHWRADERHTREADVRDLRAICRERGVEFNLEGDERPELHALAAELVVDQFTLVPVKPGEVTSDHGWELPRQTAQIAAILGGLNDRGVRTAIFMDPDPAQMALAAATGAARVELYTEPYASAWSTPRRAEELARLQACGRALAAAGLGVNAGHDLDLHNLPTFARAVPELAEVSIGHALLADALYLGLAETIARYLRACRGEDVAAPVTR; encoded by the coding sequence ATGTCGACCAACCTCTCGGTCAACCTCAACAAGGTCGCGCTCCTGCGCAACTCGCGCGGCCACGACAACCCGTCGCCCCGGGTGGCGGCGCACGCGTGCATCGACGCGGGCGTCGCCGGGCTGACGCTGCACTGGCGCGCCGACGAGCGCCACACCCGCGAGGCCGACGTCCGCGACCTGCGCGCGATCTGTCGTGAGCGCGGCGTCGAGTTCAACCTCGAGGGCGACGAGCGCCCCGAGCTGCACGCGCTGGCGGCCGAGCTGGTCGTCGATCAGTTCACGCTGGTGCCGGTCAAGCCGGGCGAGGTCACCAGCGATCACGGCTGGGAGCTGCCGCGCCAGACCGCGCAGATCGCGGCGATCCTCGGCGGGCTCAACGACCGTGGCGTGCGCACGGCGATCTTCATGGATCCGGATCCGGCGCAGATGGCCCTGGCCGCCGCCACCGGCGCCGCGCGCGTCGAGCTGTACACCGAGCCGTACGCGTCGGCGTGGTCGACCCCGCGCCGGGCCGAGGAGCTCGCGCGGCTGCAGGCGTGCGGGCGGGCCCTCGCCGCCGCCGGGCTCGGCGTCAACGCCGGCCACGATCTCGACCTGCACAACCTGCCGACGTTCGCGCGCGCGGTGCCCGAGCTGGCCGAGGTGTCGATCGGTCACGCGCTCCTGGCCGACGCGCTCTACCTGGGGCTGGCCGAGACGATCGCGCGGTACCTGCGGGCGTGCCGCGGCGAAGACGTCGCCGCGCCGGTCACGCGTTGA